The Candidatus Eisenbacteria bacterium genomic sequence CGGCGAGGATCGCCGGCGCGGTGTAGAGCACTCCCGGGAGCGTCTTCGAGCCCTCTCGATACGTCGTGGCCGTCGGACGAAATTCGGTCATGAAGCCCCGTTCCCCTTGCGTCGGTCGGCGAGAAGCCGCCGCGCCGCGAGCCACCCGGGTCCGCCCAGGACGCCGGGCCCCGGGTGGGTCCCCGCTCCACCGAGATAAAGTCGCGCGATCGGCGTGGCGTGCTGGCCCCAGCCGGCGACCGGTCTCATAAAGAGTATCTGGTCGAGGCCCAGCTCACCATGAGTAGCCGCGCCTTCCCGGAGGCCGAATTGCCGCTCGAGATCGAGCGGGGACCATGCCGTCCGGTGGAGCACGGAAGACGCGAAGCCGGGCGCCACCGCCTCGATCGCGGCGGTGATCGAATCGGCGAGGGCATCGCGGCGCGACGCATCCCAGGACGCGGCGCCCGCCAAGCGATAGGGCGCGTACTGGACGCGGGCCGCGAGGACGTGCTTGCCCTGAGGAGCGAGATCGGGCCAGAGGAGCGTGGGCACGGTCACCTCGACATGAGGCTTCTCCGAGACGGCGCCGTACTTGGCCGCGTCGGCCGCGCGCTCGAGCGATTCCACGTGCGGCGTCAGGGTGACGATGCCTGCGAGCGCCTCCGCGGCGAGACCGGGAACGCGCGGCAGGGCCCCCAGCGCATAGAGCACGACGGCGGTGCAGCCGCGGAATCGGATATTCCGAACCGCGTGGATGAACTCCGGATCGAGCCAGACCGGGTCAACCCAATCGAGAAACGTGCGCGCGGGATCGGCGGTCGAGAGCACGTACCTCGAGTCGATCACCTCCCCACCCTCGAGCACCACCCCGGCGACCGCGTCGTCCTTCACCTGGACGCGCGCGACCGGGGCGCCGGTGCGAACGGTAACGCCGGCCCTGCGGGCCGCCTGCTCCGCCGCCTCGGTGAACGCGGCGGGTCCGGCCCGCCACGGCACGCGGCCCCGCACCAAGCCAGCGGGCGCCCCGACCAGGTAGTGGAGCAGGACGAAGCCGGTGCCGCCGGAGCGCGGGCCCTGCTGGAAGTCCTGAATTCCTCCCGCGGCCACCGCGGCCTTGAGCGGCGCGCTCTCGAACCAGTCGTCCAGAAGCTCCCACACCGACATCGGGAGCGTTCGGAGGAACTCGATCATGTCGACGCGCCCCAAAGCCCGGAACTTCCGGCCGACCCCGAGCAGCGGAAGGAGGTCGCCGAGCGCACGCGCGTCGATGTCCGGAGCAGGCGTCTGGTAGAGGACCTCGAGGAACCCTGCCAGCTTCCGGATGCGCGTCGTGAAGGCCGGCCATTTCGCGGCATCCCCTGGCGAGTGAGCGCGGATTGCCTCTGCGGCGCGGGAGACGTCGCGTGAAAGGGTGAGGAACTTCCCGGGCTCCACCGCGACCGACAGCGGCGCGTCCGAGGCCGCGCGCTCGATGGCGCTCAGCCGGAGGGCTTTGGCGACCGTCGGAGGCAGCCAGCCGGGATCCGACCCAAGCGGAGCGGCCCGAAACCCAGGCGCGAACTCCACGACGGCGCCCTGGCCGCCGGCCGCCTCTCCCCCCTCGAGCAAGAGGACGCGGAGCCCGGCATCGCCCAGCGTCGCGGCGGCGGTGAGCCCGTTCGCTCCCGCGCCGATCACGATGGCGTCGTATCTCTGCGCCGTCATTGCCGGCTCCTCAAGATCTCGAGGGCCGCGAGCCTTCCCGATGCGCCCATGATCCCCCCGCCGGGGTGGGTTCCCGCCCCGCATTGCCAGTAGCCGTGGATCGGGGTGCGGTACTTCGCCCACTCCGGGACCGGCCGGAGGAAGAAGAGCTGCTGGAGCGCCAGCTCGCCCTGGAAGATGTTCCCCTCGGAGAGGCCCGTGATGCGCTCGATGTCGGCGGGCGTCAGCACCTGGCGGTGGAGGATCAATGATTTGATGTTCGGGGCGTAGCGCTCCAGGGTGTTGACCACCGCGTCCCCGAACGCCTCGCGCTTCGCGTCGGTCCATCCGCCGTTCAGGGCGTAGGGCGCGTACTGGACGAAGATGCTCATGACGTGCTTCCCCGGCGGCGCCATGCCGGGATCGATCATCGACGGGATCACGATGTCCATGTACGGATTCCGCGAGAATTCCCCGTACTTGGCGTCGTCGTAAGCGCGCTCCAGGTATTCAATGCTGGGACTGATGGAGACCGCGCCGCGAAGGTGCGGACCCTTCCCAGGAAGGCAAGTGAAGTCGGGGAGGCCGGACAGGGCGAGGTTCACCTTCCCCGAGGAGCCGCGGAACTTGTAGCGGCGCACTCCTTCGAGGAGCTCAGCCGGAAGCGACCCCGGCTCGACGAGGCGCGTGAACGTGAGGCGGGGATCGAGCCCCGATACGACGAGGTCCGCGGCGATCTCTTCCCCGCTCGCGAGCGCGACGCCTGTCGCGCGCCCGTTCCGGACGATCACGCGCTCGACGGCCGCGTCGGTGCGGATTTCGGCGCCGGCCGCGCGCGCCGCGCCGGCGATCGCGTTGCTGATCCCTCCCGTGCCCCCCTTCTGGAAGCCCCATGCGCGGAACGCTCCGTCGATCTCGCCCATGTAGTGATGAAGCAGCACGTAGGCCGAACCGGGCGAGCGCGGCCCCAGGAATGTCCCGATGATGCCGCTGGCCGATTTCGTCGCCTTGAGCGGCCCGAACTCGAACCACTCGTCGAGATAGTCCGCGCTGCTCATCGTCATGAGCTTGTGGAGCGCGTGGAAGCGCTCGGCCCCGAGCGAGCGGAAATGCCCGCCCAGCTTGAGGAGCCCGCGCAGATCCGACGGCGCGAGCGACGCCGGGTCCGGCGGGACCATGCCGATGATCGGCTTCACCGCCATGGCCATGTGGTGCATGAGCCGTCCGAAGACCGACGCGGCATCCGCGTCGCGCGGGGAGTGGCGCTCGAGCTCTCGCCGCGTCTCGTCCGGGTCCGACCACGACCCAAGATAGTCCCCATTGTCCATCGGGGTGATCGTGCTCTCGAGCGGCAGGATCTGGAGCCCGTGCCGCGGAAGGTCGAGGTCCCGGATGATCTCGGGGCGCAGGAGGCTGACCACGTACGAAAAGACCGAGAACTTGAATCCGGGGAAAACCTCCTCGGTCACGGCGGCGCCGCCGATGAGCGGCCGCCTCTCGAGCACGAGGGTCTTCTTGCCCGCGCGCGCGAGATAGGCGGCCGCGACCAATCCGTTGTGCCCGCCCCCGATGAGGACGGCGT encodes the following:
- a CDS encoding NAD(P)/FAD-dependent oxidoreductase; translated protein: MRGGNPPRRGDHGRIGKARGPRDLEEPAMTAQRYDAIVIGAGANGLTAAATLGDAGLRVLLLEGGEAAGGQGAVVEFAPGFRAAPLGSDPGWLPPTVAKALRLSAIERAASDAPLSVAVEPGKFLTLSRDVSRAAEAIRAHSPGDAAKWPAFTTRIRKLAGFLEVLYQTPAPDIDARALGDLLPLLGVGRKFRALGRVDMIEFLRTLPMSVWELLDDWFESAPLKAAVAAGGIQDFQQGPRSGGTGFVLLHYLVGAPAGLVRGRVPWRAGPAAFTEAAEQAARRAGVTVRTGAPVARVQVKDDAVAGVVLEGGEVIDSRYVLSTADPARTFLDWVDPVWLDPEFIHAVRNIRFRGCTAVVLYALGALPRVPGLAAEALAGIVTLTPHVESLERAADAAKYGAVSEKPHVEVTVPTLLWPDLAPQGKHVLAARVQYAPYRLAGAASWDASRRDALADSITAAIEAVAPGFASSVLHRTAWSPLDLERQFGLREGAATHGELGLDQILFMRPVAGWGQHATPIARLYLGGAGTHPGPGVLGGPGWLAARRLLADRRKGNGAS
- a CDS encoding NAD(P)/FAD-dependent oxidoreductase, with product MSAPRYDAVLIGGGHNGLVAAAYLARAGKKTLVLERRPLIGGAAVTEEVFPGFKFSVFSYVVSLLRPEIIRDLDLPRHGLQILPLESTITPMDNGDYLGSWSDPDETRRELERHSPRDADAASVFGRLMHHMAMAVKPIIGMVPPDPASLAPSDLRGLLKLGGHFRSLGAERFHALHKLMTMSSADYLDEWFEFGPLKATKSASGIIGTFLGPRSPGSAYVLLHHYMGEIDGAFRAWGFQKGGTGGISNAIAGAARAAGAEIRTDAAVERVIVRNGRATGVALASGEEIAADLVVSGLDPRLTFTRLVEPGSLPAELLEGVRRYKFRGSSGKVNLALSGLPDFTCLPGKGPHLRGAVSISPSIEYLERAYDDAKYGEFSRNPYMDIVIPSMIDPGMAPPGKHVMSIFVQYAPYALNGGWTDAKREAFGDAVVNTLERYAPNIKSLILHRQVLTPADIERITGLSEGNIFQGELALQQLFFLRPVPEWAKYRTPIHGYWQCGAGTHPGGGIMGASGRLAALEILRSRQ